One Engystomops pustulosus chromosome 7, aEngPut4.maternal, whole genome shotgun sequence DNA window includes the following coding sequences:
- the CCT3 gene encoding T-complex protein 1 subunit gamma — translation MVIGGGAASAASIGRCLCALLLVCAQEAALLFLSPESSSRCRLRSPPAARMMGRPVLVLSQNMKRESGRKVQTGNINAAKTIADIIRTCLGPRAMMKMLLDPMGGIVMTNDGNAILREIQVQHPAAKSMIEISRTQDEEVGDGTTSVIILAGEMLSVAEQFLEQQMHPTVVISAYRKALDDMIATLKEISTPVDTNDRQLMLKIINSAINTKAIKRWADMACNIALDAVKTVEFEENGRKEFDIKKYAKVEKIPGGIIEESCVLRGVMVNKDVTHPKMRRLIKNPRIVLLDCSLEYKKGESQTEIEITREEDFARILQMEEEYIQQICEDIIRLKPDLVITEKGISDLAQHYLVKANITAIRRVRKTDNNRIARACGARIASRTDELREEDVGTGAGLFEIKKIGDEYFTFITECKDPKACTIMLRGASKEILAEVERNLQDAMQVCRNVMVDPYLVPGGGAAEMSVAHVLTEKSKTMTGVEQWPYRAVAQALEVIPRTLIQNCGASTIRVLTSLRAKHTQDGCQTWGVDGEAGVLADMKDLGIWEPLAVKLQTYKTAVETAILLLRIDDIVSGHKRKGDDQGRAPPAAPENPQE, via the exons GTCAGAACATGAAGAGAGAGTCTGGTAGGAAGGTCCAGACCGGGAACATCAACGCGGCCAAG ACCATCGCAGACATCATCCGCACTTGCCTGGGACCCCGCGCCATGATGAAG ATGTTATTGGATCCAATGGGAGGAATCGTGATGACCAACGACGGTAACGCCATCCTGCGAGAG ATCCAGGTGCAGCACCCGGCCGCCAAATCCATGATCGAGATCAGCCGCACACAGGACGAGGAGGTCGGAGACGGCACCACATCCGTCATCATTCTGG CCGGGGAGATGCTGTCCGTTGCTGAACAATTCCTAGAACAACAGATGCACCCGACCGTGGTGATCAGCGCCTACCGCAAGGCCCTGGACGACATGATCGCCACCCTGAAGGAGATCAG CACTCCAGTGGACACCAATGACCGCCAGCTGATGCTGAAGATCATCAACAGTGCCATCAACACCAAGGCCATCAAGCGCTGGGCGGACATGGCCTGCAACATCGCCCTGGACGCAGTGAAGACCGTGGAGTTTGAGGAGAACGGCAGGAAGGAGTTTGACATCAAGAAGTACGCCAAGGTGGAGAAG ATTCCTGGCGGAATTATTGAGGAATCTTGTGTCCTGAGAGGCGTCATGGTCAACAAGGACGTCACACACCCCAAGATGAGGCGACTGATCAAGAACCCGCGCATCGTCCTGCTAGACTGCTCCTTGGAGTACAAGAAGGGGGAGAGCCAG ACTGAGATTGAGATCACCCGGGAGGAGGACTTTGCCCGTATCCTGCAGATGGAGGAGGAATATATCCAGCAGATCTgcgaggacatcatcagactcaAGCCCGACCTGGTGATCACCGAGAAGGGAATCTCCG ATCTCGCTCAGCATTACCTGGTCAAAGCCAATATCACCGCCATCCGCAGAGTGCGCAAGACCGACAACAACAGGATAGCCAG ggCCTGTGGAGCTCGCATCGCCAGCCGCACAGATGAGCTGCGGGAGGAGGACGTGGGCACGGGCGCCGGGCTCTTCGAGATTAAGAAGATCGGGGACGAGTATTTCACATTTATCACAGAATGCAAGGACCCCAAGGCCTGCACCATCATGCTGCGCGGGGCCAGTAAGGAGATCCTGGCG GAAGTGGAGCGTAACCTCCAGGACGCCATGCAGGTCTGCCGCAATGTGATGGTCGACCCATACCTGGTCCCAGGAGGTGGCGCCGCTGAGATGAGTGTAGCCCATGTCCTCACAGAGAAGTCCAAGACCATGACCGGTGTGGAGCAGTGGCCGTACCGCGCCGTGGCTCAGGCCCTGGAGGTCATCCCCAGGACTCTGATTCAGAACTGCGGCGCTAGCACCATCAGGGTGCTGACATCACTGCGG GCGAAACACACACAAGATGGCTGCCAGACCTGGGGTGTGGATGGTGAGGCTGGGGTACTGGCTGACATGAAGGACCTGGGCATCTGGGAGCCCCTCGCTGTGAAGCTCCAGACCTACAAGACGGCTGTAGAG ACCGCCATCTTGCTGCTCCGTATCGATGACATCGTGTCAGGCCACAAGAGGAAGGGCGATGACCAGGGGAGGGCGCCACCAGCCGCTCCGGAGAACCCCCAGGAGTGA
- the GLMP gene encoding glycosylated lysosomal membrane protein: MIAGLRLVLVLLGLRGLLAAPEEEETRQVSMQFNPGYASSSVNLLHTRAVGNGSTIHYVWSTIGAPTVLLIYTDTEHSDLRVNWSKLLSGDHYGAIAIEPASSVLYSTALTFTRIFEYKDVNNTANFSGTAEKNFYPPYDLSNFVWENANNTINSSSLSFRLTGANANDPNGSFSNGSVSFRVSAYDRPGRDSSSPRLLHTANCTKLEFMIEGVRPRGNHSRFALEMITLEKKSGRKKVRSVRSIDDEYTPTIFEVMELVPDALNSSYALGYFQWKSVAYGSINGSRADALPCVVYDPQNMNQTMTAPRIIQAFYGERLSDHYNVEALNVSFGIADGDFYEKNKFLAWSALVGYGTPPRDSFSILVICIMAVALGTPLVLLIIGAIVVTCLKKKVFSTYQPIN; this comes from the exons ATGATCGCGGGGCTgcggctggtgctggtgctgctcGGGCTCCGGGGGCTTCTGGCGgcccctgaggaggaggagacccgcCAG GTTTCCATGCAGTTTAACCCCGGCTACGCCAGCTCCTCTGTGAATTTGCTGCACACCCGGGCGGTGGGGAACGGCAGCACCATCCACTATGTCTGGAGCACCATCGGGGCCCCCACAGTGCtgctcatatacacagacacgGAGCACAGCGACCTTCGGGTCAACTGGTCCAAACTGCTCTCCGGAGACCACTACGGAGCCATCGCCATAGAACCAGCCTCCAGCGTCCTGTACTCCACCGCCCTCACCTTCACCCGG ATATTTGAATATAAAGATGTGAACAACACGGCCAACTTCTCCGGCACCGCAGAAAAGAATTTCTACCCGCCCTACGACCTGTCCAACTTTGTCTGGGAGAACGCCAACAACACCATAAATTCCTCCTCGCTCTCCTTCCGTCTGACCGGAGCCAACGCGAATGATCCTAACGGGAGCTTCAGTAATGGAAGTGTCAGCTTCCGG GTATCTGCATACGACAGACCCGGACGGGACTCCTCCTCGCCGCGGCTCCTCCACACCGCCAACTGCACCAAGCTGGAGTTCATGATTGAGGGCGTCCGGCCTCGCGGGAACCACTCGCGTTTTGCTCTGGAGATGATCACGCTGGAGAAGAAGTCGGGACGGAAGAAGGTGCGGTCTGTCCGCTCCATAGATGATGAATACACTCCGACAATTTTCGAG GTGATGGAGCTGGTGCCCGATGCCCTGAACTCCAGCTATGCCCTCGGCTATTTCCAGTGGAAGTCTGTGGCCTACGGATCAATTAATGGCAGCAGGGCAGACGCTCTCCCGTGTGTTGTGTATGATCCTCAGAACATGAACCAGACCATGACTGCCCCCCGAATTATCCAGGCCTTCTACGGGGAGCGGCTGAGCGATCATTACAACGTGGAGGCTCTGAACGTGTCCTTTGGGATCGCAGATGGCGACTTCTATGAAAAAAACAAGTTCCTTGCATG GTCGGCTCTGGTGGGTTACGGGACGCCTCCTCGTGACTCGTTCTCCATCTTGGTGATCTGTATCATGGCGGTGGCGCTGGGGACGCCGCTGGTGCTGCTGATAATCGGAGCCATTGTGGTCACGTGCTTGAAGAAGAAAGTTTTCTCCACCTACCAGCCCATTAACTAG